A section of the Candidatus Deferrimicrobiaceae bacterium genome encodes:
- the glnA gene encoding type I glutamate--ammonia ligase — translation MTPKEALEFAKSKKIEMVDLKFMDFVGTWQHFAVPIYELQEDNFEEGFGFDGSSIRGWQPIHASDMLVIPDAATAIPDPFIARPTLSLICNIVDPITKEAYSRDPRNIARKAEAHLKSTGIADAAFFGPEAEFFIFDDIRYATGSNFGYYYIDSEEGVWNTGREEKPNLGYKPRHKEGYFPVPPTDSLHDVRDEMVRVMESVGLKIEAQHHEVATAGQAEIDLRFDTLVKCADALQWYKHICKNVARKFGKTVTFMPKPLFADNGSGMHTHQSLWKGGKPLFAGEEYGGLSKMALHYIGGILKHASAICAFSNPTMNSYKRLVPGFEAPVNLAYSSRNRSAAVRIPMYSASPKAKRLEFRTPDPSCNGYIAFAAMLMAGLDGVQNKIHPGEPLDKDIYALSPEELAGVPTTPGSLEESLRALESDHDFLFKGDVFTADVVEKWIEYKMDAEVNPTKMRPHPYEFFLYFDC, via the coding sequence ATGACCCCGAAAGAAGCGCTGGAATTCGCCAAGAGCAAGAAGATCGAGATGGTGGACCTGAAGTTCATGGATTTCGTGGGGACCTGGCAGCACTTCGCCGTTCCCATCTATGAGCTGCAGGAGGACAACTTCGAGGAAGGGTTCGGATTCGACGGATCGAGCATCCGCGGGTGGCAGCCGATCCACGCCTCCGACATGCTCGTCATCCCCGACGCCGCCACCGCCATTCCCGATCCGTTCATCGCGCGGCCGACGCTGTCCCTCATCTGCAACATCGTCGATCCGATCACGAAGGAGGCCTACTCGCGCGACCCGCGCAATATCGCGCGGAAAGCCGAGGCGCACCTGAAATCCACCGGGATCGCCGACGCCGCGTTCTTCGGCCCGGAAGCCGAGTTCTTCATCTTCGACGACATCCGGTACGCCACGGGATCCAACTTCGGGTACTACTATATCGACTCCGAGGAAGGGGTATGGAACACCGGGCGGGAGGAGAAGCCCAACCTGGGCTACAAGCCGCGCCACAAGGAGGGGTACTTCCCCGTCCCCCCCACCGACTCCCTCCATGACGTGCGCGACGAGATGGTGCGGGTGATGGAGTCCGTCGGGCTCAAGATCGAGGCCCAGCACCACGAGGTCGCCACGGCCGGCCAGGCGGAGATCGATCTCCGGTTCGACACGCTGGTGAAGTGCGCCGACGCGCTGCAGTGGTACAAGCACATCTGCAAGAACGTGGCGAGGAAATTCGGCAAGACCGTCACCTTCATGCCCAAGCCTCTCTTCGCGGACAACGGGAGCGGGATGCACACGCACCAGTCCCTGTGGAAAGGGGGGAAGCCCCTCTTCGCCGGGGAGGAGTACGGGGGGCTGTCCAAGATGGCCCTTCACTACATCGGCGGGATCCTGAAGCATGCGTCCGCCATATGCGCCTTCTCCAACCCGACGATGAACTCCTACAAGAGGCTCGTTCCCGGGTTCGAGGCGCCGGTGAACCTGGCGTACTCGAGCCGGAACCGGTCCGCCGCCGTCCGGATCCCGATGTATTCGGCCTCCCCGAAGGCGAAGCGGCTCGAGTTCCGGACGCCCGACCCGTCCTGCAACGGGTACATCGCCTTCGCCGCGATGCTCATGGCCGGGCTGGACGGCGTCCAGAACAAGATCCACCCCGGGGAGCCGCTGGACAAGGACATCTACGCCCTCTCCCCGGAGGAGCTCGCCGGCGTCCCGACCACGCCCGGGTCGCTCGAGGAGTCGCTCAGGGCCCTGGAATCGGACCACGACTTCCTGTTCAAGGGCGATGTGTTCACCGCCGACGTGGTCGAGAAGTGGATCGAGTACAAGATGGACGCCGAGGTCAACCCGACCAAGA